In the genome of Croceimicrobium hydrocarbonivorans, one region contains:
- a CDS encoding glycoside hydrolase family 15 protein: protein MADFHQYPHGLIGNCAYLALINKDTNIDWMCLPRFDSSFVFGALIAGEKGGEFSIKPAEGEYLVRQEYRNNTNILETEVNQGSDAYKVIDMAPRFMQTDRYYRPLMLVRKIEPIRGLPRVKVRCRPTGDYGKKQLDRERGSNHLRFFGLDESLRLTTDIPLNYIIEEREFVVDRPFYLFLTYGAPLEGEIVKTAENFLSQTTKYWQRWVKSTSIGKLFQKEVIRSALTLKICQYEDTGAIVAAPTTSLPEINGGGRNWDYRFSWMRDTFYTLNAFNHIGHFEEMEKYFSFLANIPMHEKDKIQPLYGIVGQSKLTEEILDLPGYMGNNRPVRIGNDAYTHIQNDVYGQILLAILPLYVDRRFNNFSSASSEQLVMSVLEKIERTINDPDAGLWEFRGMALKHTYTNLFQWAGSAAAAKMAEQFEHPNLARMAQALQKRAAANIEKTYSAERRAYTHAINSPHLDASTLQLILMNYIPHDSQKARDHLKALESELKVGKGLFFRYIHEDDFGKPENTFMICGFWYAEALACVGRIDEACEAFEELCNYGNHLGLFAEDIDPETGSQWGNFPQAYSHVGLVNAAYRINNKINEPNFL, encoded by the coding sequence ATGGCCGATTTCCACCAGTATCCGCATGGACTTATTGGCAACTGCGCGTACTTAGCTCTGATTAATAAGGACACCAATATTGATTGGATGTGCTTGCCTCGCTTCGACTCTTCTTTCGTTTTTGGAGCCTTAATTGCCGGTGAAAAGGGAGGGGAATTCTCCATTAAACCCGCTGAAGGTGAATATCTGGTTCGCCAGGAGTACCGCAACAACACCAACATTTTAGAGACCGAAGTTAACCAAGGCTCTGATGCTTATAAGGTGATTGATATGGCTCCGCGTTTTATGCAAACCGATCGCTATTATCGGCCTTTAATGCTGGTGCGAAAAATAGAGCCAATACGGGGATTGCCAAGAGTAAAAGTACGTTGCCGCCCAACCGGGGATTACGGCAAGAAACAATTGGATAGAGAACGCGGTAGTAATCACCTGCGCTTTTTTGGCTTGGATGAAAGCTTGCGCTTAACCACCGACATACCTCTCAATTATATTATTGAAGAGCGGGAGTTTGTGGTGGATCGTCCTTTCTATTTGTTCCTTACCTACGGTGCTCCCTTAGAAGGTGAAATCGTAAAAACCGCAGAAAACTTTCTTAGCCAGACTACAAAGTACTGGCAGCGTTGGGTAAAGTCGACCAGTATTGGCAAGCTTTTTCAGAAAGAAGTAATTCGTTCTGCCTTAACCTTAAAGATCTGCCAGTATGAGGATACCGGTGCCATTGTAGCCGCGCCTACGACCTCTTTGCCAGAGATTAATGGCGGTGGAAGAAATTGGGATTATCGCTTTTCCTGGATGCGCGATACCTTCTATACTCTGAATGCCTTTAACCATATTGGTCACTTTGAGGAAATGGAGAAATACTTTTCCTTTTTGGCCAATATCCCCATGCATGAAAAGGATAAAATTCAACCGCTTTACGGTATTGTAGGTCAAAGTAAGTTGACGGAAGAAATACTCGACCTGCCAGGTTATATGGGTAATAACCGACCGGTGCGCATTGGTAATGATGCCTATACTCATATCCAGAACGATGTGTACGGTCAGATTCTCTTAGCCATTTTACCGCTTTATGTAGACCGTCGCTTTAACAATTTTAGCAGCGCCAGTTCCGAGCAATTGGTCATGTCGGTATTGGAAAAAATTGAACGCACTATTAATGATCCGGATGCCGGTTTATGGGAGTTCCGAGGGATGGCCTTAAAGCATACTTATACTAATTTATTTCAGTGGGCAGGCAGCGCTGCGGCCGCAAAGATGGCCGAGCAATTTGAACATCCGAATTTAGCGCGAATGGCGCAGGCCTTGCAAAAACGAGCGGCTGCTAATATTGAAAAAACCTACTCGGCCGAAAGAAGGGCCTACACTCATGCTATCAATTCGCCCCATTTGGATGCCAGCACCTTGCAACTCATTCTGATGAATTACATTCCGCATGATTCACAAAAAGCGCGGGATCATCTAAAGGCCCTGGAGTCGGAGCTTAAGGTGGGTAAAGGATTATTCTTCCGCTACATTCACGAAGATGATTTTGGAAAGCCCGAAAACACCTTTATGATTTGTGGTTTTTGGTATGCTGAGGCTCTGGCCTGTGTAGGCCGAATTGATGAAGCCTGTGAAGCATTTGAAGAGCTTTGTAATTATGGAAACCACCTAGGGCTTTTTGCTGAGGATATTGATCCCGAAACGGGCAGTCAATGGGGGAACTTCCCTCAGGCCTATAGCCATGTGGGTCTGGTAAATGCTGCTTATCGGATTAACAATAAGATTAACGAACCCAATTTTCTTTAA
- a CDS encoding bifunctional alpha,alpha-trehalose-phosphate synthase (UDP-forming)/trehalose-phosphatase produces the protein MPRTIIVSNRLPLRAELHENGYQFKASEGGLATGLGSIYREGDNVWLGWPGKEFKDNQEQKQVRKELAKANMAPVFLNQDDLDGYYLGFSNQTLWPAFHYFVQYITYNEEQWEAYVRVNQKFADAILELADPNCRIWIHDYQLMLVPKMLRDKMPEASIGYFQHIPFPSYEVFRMLPWRKELLEGVLGSDFLGFHTYDDMRHFLSCVHRLTDYEYRSNTISVNGRHVEADALPMGIDYAKYAEQARDPETLAIVDKYRKAIGNQRVILSVDRLDYSKGIPDRLTAFRKFLEQNPAYHGKVSLILIVVPSRHRVPSYGRLKDDVDELVGKINGYFSDMNWQPIHYFYRSFSLPELSAFYVMSDVAMITPIRDGMNLVCKEYIASRTQRDGVLILSEMAGSAKELSESILVNPNDQKTLTQSIGQALELSKEEMGRRMAIMQETLQNYNIFHWVNFFTENLDRVKAEQAKMHTVSLNDQQRKKIVDAYKSASQRLLLLDYDGTLVDFHTDPSKSVPDAELRDVLEKLMSNPKTEIAIISGRPASFLEEHLGNYPIAMAAEHGMWFKKKEGQWRVNPNIPNDKSWKDEARKVINFYVARTPGSFLEEKEHSLVWHYRKVERGLAAFRSSELNSHLRHKLADKEIEVMSGNAVIEVKPKASNKGKAALRLKNLFKPDFVLAAGDDQTDEYIFEVLNPDDYSIKVGNGVTHAGLYVQDSQEIRLLLKELADLD, from the coding sequence ATGCCTCGAACGATTATCGTTTCCAACCGTCTTCCTCTCCGCGCCGAACTTCATGAAAATGGGTACCAATTTAAAGCCTCAGAAGGAGGTCTGGCTACCGGCTTGGGCTCCATATATCGTGAAGGAGATAATGTATGGTTGGGTTGGCCCGGAAAGGAATTCAAGGATAATCAAGAACAAAAGCAGGTCCGAAAAGAATTGGCTAAGGCCAATATGGCGCCGGTCTTTCTTAATCAAGATGATTTGGACGGCTATTATCTGGGTTTTAGCAATCAAACCTTATGGCCGGCTTTTCACTATTTCGTGCAATACATCACCTACAATGAAGAGCAGTGGGAAGCCTATGTGCGCGTCAATCAAAAATTTGCGGATGCTATTCTAGAACTGGCCGATCCCAATTGCCGCATCTGGATTCATGATTATCAATTAATGTTGGTACCCAAAATGCTCCGCGATAAAATGCCGGAGGCCAGCATTGGCTATTTTCAACATATTCCTTTTCCTTCTTACGAGGTTTTCCGCATGCTTCCCTGGCGCAAAGAGCTTTTGGAAGGAGTCTTGGGTAGTGACTTCTTAGGCTTTCATACCTACGATGATATGCGCCACTTTTTAAGTTGCGTGCATCGACTTACTGACTATGAATATCGCAGCAATACCATTTCTGTAAATGGCCGCCACGTAGAGGCAGATGCGCTACCCATGGGAATTGACTATGCCAAGTATGCTGAGCAGGCTCGCGATCCTGAAACCCTGGCTATCGTTGACAAATACCGTAAGGCGATTGGCAATCAAAGGGTTATTCTTAGTGTCGATCGTCTGGATTATTCTAAAGGAATCCCCGACCGCCTAACCGCATTTCGGAAATTCCTGGAGCAAAACCCGGCTTACCATGGCAAGGTTTCTCTCATTCTAATTGTGGTGCCCAGTCGACATCGAGTACCTTCTTATGGCCGCCTTAAGGATGATGTGGATGAACTGGTAGGAAAGATTAATGGCTACTTCTCCGATATGAACTGGCAGCCCATTCACTATTTCTACCGCAGCTTTAGCCTGCCAGAACTTTCGGCCTTTTATGTGATGAGTGATGTGGCTATGATTACCCCTATTCGTGACGGCATGAACCTGGTATGCAAAGAATACATCGCCTCTCGTACCCAAAGGGATGGAGTATTGATTTTGAGTGAAATGGCTGGTTCGGCAAAGGAGCTTTCAGAATCTATTCTTGTAAACCCCAATGATCAAAAAACCTTGACACAAAGCATCGGTCAGGCTTTGGAGCTGAGTAAAGAAGAAATGGGTCGCCGCATGGCTATTATGCAAGAAACCCTGCAGAACTATAATATTTTCCACTGGGTAAACTTCTTCACCGAAAACCTGGATCGTGTGAAAGCTGAGCAGGCTAAAATGCACACGGTAAGCCTTAATGATCAACAGCGAAAGAAAATTGTAGATGCCTATAAAAGTGCTTCCCAGCGATTATTGCTTTTGGATTATGATGGCACTTTGGTTGACTTTCATACGGATCCCTCTAAAAGTGTACCCGATGCAGAGTTAAGAGATGTATTGGAGAAATTAATGTCTAATCCCAAAACTGAAATAGCTATTATCAGTGGTCGACCCGCTAGTTTTTTAGAAGAGCATTTAGGGAATTACCCTATTGCCATGGCGGCTGAGCACGGTATGTGGTTCAAGAAAAAAGAAGGCCAATGGCGGGTAAACCCGAATATCCCCAATGATAAAAGTTGGAAAGATGAAGCTCGCAAGGTGATCAACTTTTATGTGGCCCGAACTCCAGGCTCCTTCTTGGAAGAAAAAGAACATTCCTTGGTTTGGCATTACCGCAAGGTAGAACGTGGGCTGGCCGCATTTCGCAGCAGCGAACTCAATAGCCATTTAAGGCATAAACTGGCCGATAAAGAAATTGAGGTGATGAGTGGCAATGCTGTGATTGAAGTAAAGCCCAAGGCATCCAATAAAGGGAAAGCTGCCCTGCGCTTAAAAAATCTATTTAAGCCAGATTTTGTTTTAGCAGCCGGAGACGATCAAACCGATGAATATATTTTTGAGGTATTAAACCCCGATGACTACTCCATCAAAGTTGGTAATGGGGTTACCCACGCCGGACTGTATGTTCAGGATTCGCAAGAAATTCGCCTTTTACTGAAAGAGCTAGCTGATCTGGATTAA
- a CDS encoding aspartate-semialdehyde dehydrogenase, with protein sequence MKIAVVGATGMVGQVMLQVLHERGFENHEILPVASDKSKGKEVAFADKKLKVIGLKDALEAKPDMALFSAGGGTSLEWAPKFAEQGCYVIDNSSAWRMEEGIPLVVPEINGDLLEKGKYIIANPNCSTIQMLMVLAPLHRKYGIDRVVVSTYQSITGTGVKAVQQLENEKQGLSGEMAYPYPIHENALPHCDVFMENGYTKEEMKLVNETHKILDPTIAVTATAVRIPVKGGHSESVNLEFKSEYQISDLKRLLAESPGISLQDNTDVNQYPMPRYAEGKDEVFVGRIRRDLSKVNALNLWIVADNLRKGAATNAVQIAEMLQEKGIV encoded by the coding sequence ATGAAAATAGCCGTAGTAGGCGCAACCGGCATGGTTGGTCAGGTAATGTTGCAGGTTCTGCACGAAAGAGGTTTTGAGAATCATGAAATTCTGCCCGTGGCTTCGGATAAGTCGAAGGGTAAGGAAGTGGCTTTTGCCGATAAGAAACTCAAGGTTATTGGCCTGAAGGATGCCCTGGAAGCGAAACCTGACATGGCTCTATTTTCTGCCGGAGGAGGCACTTCATTGGAGTGGGCTCCGAAATTTGCTGAGCAAGGTTGTTATGTAATCGACAATTCCTCAGCTTGGCGTATGGAGGAAGGTATTCCTTTAGTGGTGCCTGAAATTAATGGGGACCTCCTCGAAAAAGGCAAATACATTATTGCCAACCCTAATTGCTCCACCATTCAGATGTTAATGGTTTTGGCTCCCTTGCATCGTAAATATGGTATTGATCGCGTGGTGGTTAGCACTTACCAAAGTATTACCGGCACCGGTGTTAAGGCCGTACAGCAATTGGAAAACGAAAAACAAGGCCTGAGTGGCGAAATGGCCTATCCTTATCCCATCCATGAAAATGCTTTGCCCCACTGTGATGTATTTATGGAAAACGGGTACACCAAAGAAGAAATGAAATTGGTGAACGAAACCCATAAAATTTTGGATCCAACCATTGCCGTAACCGCTACTGCCGTGCGTATTCCCGTAAAAGGAGGGCATAGCGAAAGTGTGAATTTGGAGTTTAAATCCGAATATCAAATCAGCGATTTAAAACGCCTTTTGGCGGAAAGCCCTGGAATTAGCCTCCAGGATAATACCGACGTGAACCAGTATCCTATGCCCCGCTATGCCGAAGGTAAGGATGAGGTTTTCGTAGGTCGTATTCGTAGAGATTTAAGCAAGGTAAATGCCCTGAACCTTTGGATTGTAGCGGATAACCTGCGCAAAGGAGCTGCTACCAATGCGGTGCAGATTGCCGAAATGCTTCAGGAAAAAGGCATCGTTTAA
- a CDS encoding dipeptide ABC transporter ATP-binding protein, translated as MLNKPLLRVEHLEISKGGQILVQDLSFELAPAKTLAIVGESGSGKTLSSLALMGLLPSSLSLKGKLKLKDWDLQDLDEEAWSKLRGKEVAMVFQEPMSALNPSMKCGKQVAEILSVHGQNKGIKERVLDLFREVELPRVEEIYQSYPHQLSGGQKQRVVIAMAIANNPALLIADEPTTALDVSVQSSILKLLKKLQEEYNMAMIFISHDLGLVRKIADEVLVLYQGQLKEQGSAEQIFNQPQDPYTKGLIACRPGPDTHFKRLPLVQDFLLGHVQDLEQIDPAKKEQKAMARAKQSPLLSIKAIDKIYRSKSGLLGRWKEVKAVHEVNLDIYPGESLGLVGESGSGKSTIGRILVGLEHAEAGEIFYEGQDIRNLSKKAWRKLNREIQIIFQDPYGSLNPRITVGESIAEVLRVNAHRNKEEAKEEALNLLEKVGLLKDYAGRYPHEFSGGQRQRLGIARALALSPKFLVCDESVSALDVSVQAQILNLLNDLKEEYGFTYLFISHDLQVVRYFCDRVLVLRNGQLVEEGFAESLFQNPQEEYTARLIADQH; from the coding sequence ATGTTAAACAAGCCCTTACTGCGAGTAGAGCATTTGGAAATTTCGAAAGGCGGCCAAATTTTGGTTCAGGACCTGAGCTTTGAATTGGCCCCGGCTAAAACTTTGGCTATTGTAGGTGAATCAGGTTCGGGCAAAACGCTGAGTAGCTTAGCGCTGATGGGTTTACTGCCTTCGAGCTTAAGCTTAAAGGGAAAGCTGAAATTAAAGGACTGGGATTTACAGGACCTAGATGAAGAGGCCTGGTCTAAACTTCGTGGTAAGGAGGTGGCGATGGTTTTTCAAGAACCCATGTCGGCCCTAAACCCTTCCATGAAATGTGGTAAGCAGGTAGCTGAAATTCTCTCCGTACACGGCCAAAATAAAGGTATAAAGGAAAGGGTCTTGGACCTTTTTCGGGAAGTTGAACTACCTCGAGTAGAGGAAATTTACCAAAGCTATCCCCATCAATTAAGTGGCGGGCAAAAGCAAAGAGTGGTAATAGCCATGGCCATTGCCAATAATCCGGCATTGCTTATCGCGGATGAGCCTACCACGGCATTGGATGTAAGTGTGCAGTCTAGCATTCTGAAATTGCTTAAAAAGCTTCAGGAAGAATACAATATGGCGATGATTTTCATCTCCCATGATTTGGGCCTGGTGCGTAAAATCGCCGATGAGGTTTTGGTGCTTTATCAAGGTCAATTGAAGGAACAGGGCAGTGCTGAGCAAATCTTTAATCAGCCTCAGGATCCCTATACCAAGGGCTTAATTGCTTGCAGACCGGGACCCGATACCCATTTTAAACGCTTGCCTTTGGTGCAGGATTTTTTATTGGGTCATGTTCAGGATTTGGAGCAAATCGATCCGGCCAAGAAGGAGCAAAAAGCGATGGCCCGCGCCAAGCAAAGTCCGCTTTTAAGCATTAAGGCCATAGACAAGATATACCGCTCAAAAAGTGGATTATTAGGTCGTTGGAAAGAGGTGAAAGCGGTTCATGAAGTCAATCTCGATATTTATCCGGGCGAAAGCCTGGGTCTGGTAGGTGAGTCGGGTTCTGGTAAGAGTACCATCGGCAGAATCTTGGTAGGCCTTGAACATGCGGAGGCGGGTGAGATTTTCTATGAAGGTCAGGATATTCGCAATCTATCCAAAAAGGCCTGGCGCAAATTGAATCGGGAGATTCAGATCATATTTCAGGATCCTTATGGTAGCCTTAATCCCCGCATTACCGTGGGCGAAAGCATCGCGGAAGTATTACGGGTGAATGCCCATCGCAACAAGGAGGAGGCTAAAGAAGAAGCACTGAATTTATTAGAGAAAGTAGGGCTCCTGAAGGATTATGCCGGTCGTTATCCCCATGAGTTTAGTGGTGGACAAAGACAGCGTTTAGGCATTGCCCGGGCTCTGGCCTTAAGTCCTAAATTTTTGGTCTGTGATGAATCGGTAAGTGCTTTGGATGTAAGTGTGCAAGCCCAAATCCTTAATCTCTTAAATGATTTAAAAGAGGAGTATGGATTTACCTACCTCTTTATTTCACATGATTTGCAGGTGGTGCGCTATTTCTGCGATCGTGTATTGGTATTGCGAAACGGGCAATTGGTGGAAGAGGGATTTGCAGAGAGCTTATTCCAAAATCCGCAGGAGGAGTATACCGCTCGTTTAATAGCGGATCAGCATTAG
- a CDS encoding T9SS type B sorting domain-containing protein yields the protein MMRYLWALLPLSLCGQNLIHQDFSAGQSLDSLWQGDLQNFEFRDSALALNDSVAGQSTLYHTSGVMTAARWDFHGRMDFNPSSSNYLKIEVMLSQLPPDSSHFGYYLKLGGNAQDQIQFYRQDPNGDQLLAASAADYLDLNTVQYHISLRRNADLLWELYADTGSFEQWYLQASVRDSNHRFSAGLAMTCHYTKTRSTKFYFDSLYVVGAAYPDSIAPELISWSLKGDSALQLNFSEKLAPPQLSAFEIQQGIQLASLEWQAHNPHELMLHFKDPLLPNQPILLRIEKLSDLFGNHYSDSLNLLYRQVLAGELRINEIMADPSPKVDLNPNSFPEVEFIELINVSQLAIPMDQIEIQIGERLYSCPPFWLQPDSFLILSAANTAVYWPAQIPVLGLNWSSSALTNDGNRITLYSSEAEEIESLHYSSDWYQEALKAEGGWSLERKDPSSDCHTIWNWQASQDPSGASPGRRNSIADVYHDSLKAQVLALKIPSPFEIQIDFNRSLFGLGPWQIDPPILIDSLALSQEGKSHHIYLSQALEEGLLYRVFTEEGLVDCRNQIYQPDSLKVGLALKPQPGQLRISEVLFNPYPKGKDFVEIRNLGPGFVDLADLRLASWNSELQEAIDAKVLSLEHRLIAADSCLVLATEAAALHAFYQLREANFQAVAELPSMPDEGLELVLMRSDFEILDRVFLSEESHAPFLSSGEGVSLYRLDFQQNALRLDQWQSSPATWDYATPGWCPDIKRNIASKVQWQAYPEYLSPNGDGYRDYLELHYNLAKDAWIQIHIYDRQGNLQKEIIAGDQASAEGFVVWQGQDEGGQLCAAGVYLAYLEYRFADGEMGRARCSFVLSH from the coding sequence ATGATGCGATATCTATGGGCTCTATTGCCCCTTAGTCTTTGTGGCCAAAACTTAATTCATCAGGACTTTAGTGCTGGCCAATCATTAGACTCCCTCTGGCAGGGGGATCTCCAAAATTTTGAGTTTCGCGATTCAGCTTTAGCCTTAAACGATTCGGTGGCCGGGCAAAGCACGCTTTATCATACTTCGGGGGTAATGACGGCTGCTCGTTGGGATTTTCATGGTCGGATGGACTTTAATCCCAGCAGCTCAAATTACCTGAAAATCGAAGTGATGCTCAGTCAATTACCGCCTGATAGCAGTCATTTTGGCTATTACCTTAAGCTGGGAGGGAACGCTCAAGATCAAATTCAATTCTACCGGCAGGATCCCAATGGCGATCAATTACTGGCAGCCTCAGCCGCAGATTATTTAGATCTAAATACGGTTCAGTATCACATCAGCCTTAGGCGTAATGCCGATCTTCTGTGGGAACTTTATGCGGATACCGGTTCCTTTGAGCAATGGTATTTGCAGGCCAGTGTTAGGGATAGCAATCATCGTTTTAGTGCAGGTTTGGCTATGACATGCCACTATACCAAAACCCGCAGCACGAAATTCTATTTCGATAGCCTCTATGTTGTGGGTGCAGCCTATCCGGATAGTATCGCACCTGAGCTCATAAGCTGGAGCTTGAAGGGAGACAGTGCCCTGCAGTTGAATTTCTCTGAAAAGCTGGCTCCCCCTCAGCTTAGCGCCTTTGAAATTCAACAAGGAATACAATTGGCTAGCTTGGAATGGCAGGCTCATAATCCGCATGAGCTGATGCTCCATTTCAAAGATCCATTACTTCCAAATCAGCCTATTCTTTTGCGGATAGAAAAGCTATCCGATCTATTCGGGAATCATTATTCTGATAGCCTCAACCTACTTTATCGCCAAGTTTTAGCTGGGGAACTCCGCATTAATGAAATCATGGCCGATCCTAGTCCCAAAGTGGACTTGAACCCCAATAGCTTTCCGGAAGTGGAGTTTATCGAATTGATTAATGTTTCGCAACTGGCGATTCCCATGGATCAAATTGAGATACAAATTGGAGAGCGTCTTTATTCTTGCCCTCCCTTTTGGCTGCAGCCTGATTCCTTCCTAATACTTAGCGCTGCCAATACTGCGGTCTATTGGCCAGCGCAGATCCCGGTTCTGGGCTTAAATTGGTCAAGTTCGGCTCTTACGAATGATGGTAATCGTATCACACTTTATAGTTCTGAGGCCGAAGAAATTGAATCCCTGCATTACAGTTCAGACTGGTATCAGGAGGCCCTGAAGGCAGAAGGAGGTTGGAGTTTGGAAAGGAAAGATCCCTCTTCCGATTGTCATACTATCTGGAATTGGCAGGCGAGCCAAGATCCTTCCGGGGCCAGTCCCGGCCGAAGGAACTCTATTGCTGATGTTTATCACGATAGCCTCAAAGCACAAGTCTTAGCCTTAAAAATCCCATCACCCTTTGAAATTCAAATCGATTTTAACCGCAGTTTATTCGGCCTTGGTCCCTGGCAAATAGATCCCCCAATTTTAATTGATAGCCTGGCCTTATCCCAAGAGGGGAAAAGCCATCACATCTATTTATCCCAAGCTCTGGAAGAAGGGCTTTTATATCGGGTTTTTACCGAAGAAGGCTTGGTGGACTGCCGCAATCAAATCTATCAGCCGGATAGCTTAAAAGTCGGCTTAGCCTTAAAACCCCAGCCTGGTCAGCTGCGCATTTCCGAAGTTCTCTTTAACCCATATCCCAAAGGGAAGGACTTTGTTGAAATTAGGAATTTAGGTCCCGGTTTTGTGGATTTAGCCGATCTGCGTTTGGCTAGCTGGAATTCCGAATTGCAAGAGGCGATTGATGCCAAGGTCCTAAGCCTAGAGCATCGACTTATAGCAGCAGACTCTTGCCTGGTATTGGCCACTGAGGCAGCAGCACTCCATGCATTTTACCAACTCAGAGAAGCGAATTTTCAGGCGGTAGCAGAGCTCCCCTCCATGCCGGATGAAGGATTGGAACTGGTCTTGATGCGCTCCGATTTCGAAATTTTAGATCGCGTTTTTCTCAGTGAAGAATCGCATGCTCCCTTCTTAAGTTCTGGCGAGGGAGTCAGTTTATATCGGCTCGATTTTCAGCAAAATGCTTTGCGATTAGATCAATGGCAAAGTAGCCCTGCCACTTGGGATTATGCGACTCCCGGTTGGTGTCCGGATATTAAACGGAATATTGCCTCTAAAGTCCAATGGCAAGCCTATCCAGAATACCTAAGCCCAAATGGAGATGGCTATCGCGATTATTTGGAGCTCCATTATAATCTGGCAAAAGATGCCTGGATTCAGATTCACATTTATGATCGCCAGGGTAATTTGCAGAAGGAGATAATTGCCGGAGATCAAGCGAGTGCTGAGGGCTTCGTGGTATGGCAAGGTCAGGATGAAGGTGGGCAATTATGTGCGGCCGGCGTCTACCTAGCTTATTTGGAATATCGTTTTGCCGATGGTGAAATGGGTCGTGCACGTTGCAGCTTCGTATTAAGTCATTAA
- a CDS encoding 3'-5' exonuclease, with protein MISLQQIQQVLFLDIETVSSHAEFEQMSEDWQGLWADKTRFQRQEESPAEFYPKRAAILAEFGKVVCISCAFFSLQNGQWELRMKSFCDSDEVQLLQDFAQLLERLPNFRLCAHNGKEFDFPYLSRRMISHGIKLPGQLNNAGKKPWEVPHIDTMELWKFGDYKSFTSLKLLAALFGIPSPKDDIDGSQVGAVYWQEQDLDRIRVYCEKDVVTLVKVFIQITQAEVPMDFEVYNNQQ; from the coding sequence ATGATCAGTTTACAACAGATTCAACAAGTCCTTTTTTTAGACATAGAAACCGTAAGTTCTCATGCCGAATTCGAGCAAATGAGTGAGGACTGGCAGGGGCTTTGGGCCGATAAGACCCGTTTTCAGCGGCAGGAGGAAAGTCCGGCCGAATTCTATCCTAAACGTGCCGCTATCTTGGCCGAGTTTGGCAAAGTGGTTTGCATATCCTGCGCCTTCTTCAGCTTGCAAAATGGTCAATGGGAATTACGTATGAAGAGCTTTTGCGATTCGGATGAGGTACAGCTCTTGCAAGATTTTGCCCAGCTTTTGGAGCGTCTGCCCAATTTCAGACTTTGCGCACATAATGGTAAGGAATTCGACTTCCCCTACCTCAGTAGAAGGATGATTAGTCATGGTATTAAACTTCCGGGTCAACTCAATAATGCCGGTAAAAAACCCTGGGAAGTTCCCCATATCGATACCATGGAACTCTGGAAATTTGGGGACTATAAAAGCTTTACCAGTCTTAAACTATTGGCTGCTCTATTTGGAATTCCCAGTCCTAAGGATGATATCGATGGTTCGCAGGTAGGAGCAGTGTACTGGCAGGAACAGGATTTGGACCGCATCCGAGTTTATTGCGAAAAGGATGTTGTAACGCTGGTGAAGGTCTTTATACAGATCACTCAGGCGGAAGTCCCGATGGATTTTGAAGTTTACAATAATCAGCAGTAG